The sequence ATGGAGTGCACGACCCCGTCGAGCCCGCCCAGTTCCTTGCGCACGACCTCTTCCAGGCCCGCCAGGTGCTCGGCGTTGGTCACGTCCAGCTCGATGACCTTCGTCGGCTTCGGCAGCTTCTTGGCGATCCGGGCGGTCAGGGTGGGCCGGGGGAACGCGGTGAGGATGATCTCGGCGCCCTGCTCCTGAGCCAGCTTGGCGGCGTGGAAGGCGATGGACGACTCCATCAGCACGCCGGTGATCAGGATGCGCTTGCCTTCGAGGATTCCGCTCATGGTGATCAGTGACCCATGCCCAATCCGCCGTCAACCGGGATGACGGCTCCAGTGATGTACGAGGCGTCGTCCGAGGCGAGGAAGCGCACGGTGGCGGCGATCTCCTCGGGCCGGCCGTACCGGCCGAGCGGCACCTGGGCGACGATCCCGGACCGCTGCTCGTCGGAGAGCGCCCGGGTCATGTCGGTGTCGACGAAGCCGGGGGCGACGACGTTGAACGTGAGGTTGCGCGAGCCCAGTTCACGCGCGAGCGAGCGGGCGAAGCCCACCAGGCCGGCCTTGGACGCGGCGTAGTTGGCCTGTCCGCCGCTGCCGAGCAGACCCACCACGGACGAGATCAGCACGACCCGGCCCTTCTTGGCCCGCAGCATGCCGCGGTTGGCGCGCTTGACCACGCGGAAGGTGCCGGTGAGGTTGGTGTCGAGGACCGTGGTGAAGTCCTCCTCGGACATCCGCATCAGGAGCTGGTCGCGGGTGATGCCCGCGTTGGCGACCAGCACCTCCACGGTGCCGTGCTTCTCCTCGATCTCCTTGTACGCCTGCTCCACCTGCTCACTGTCGGTGATGTCGCAGCGCACCGCGAGCACGCCCGACTCGACCAGTTCCGCAGGCGGTTCACCCGAGCGGTACGTGATGGCGACCTTGTCGCCCGCGTCGACGAAGACCCGGGCGATGGCGAGGCCGATGCCCCGGTTTCCTCCGGTGACGAGAACCGAGCGGCTCAACGGATCACTCTTTTCCTGCGTCGATGGGTCGTGGCTGTCTGCCTGAAAACTATCGGTACCGGTCGCGTTCCGGGGAATCGCCCCGTACAGGCTGCTCACGAGGTCCCTGTGGGGTTCCTACAGTGCCCGGCGTGCCTGGGGCCTGCGGATACGTCCCATCGACGCGGGAGGCGGTCAGGTGCCGTGCGGGCCGGTGCCGGCCGGCAGGTCGGTGGAGGTGTGCTTCGTGGCGTACTGGTCCACGGTGACGGTCAGCGACTGCGCGATCTGCCGCAGGTAGGAGATGAGCCGCTCGGTCTCCTCCTGGTCGGCGCCGCTCGACTTGCCGTCCTGCTCCCGGATCTGCTGCAGGATCGCCTCGGCCTGCACCCGGGCGGCGCGCACCATGGTGCGCGCCTGATCGCGGGCCGCGACGACGGTCTGCTCGGCCGACTGCTGGGCGCGGGCCTGCTGCAGGACCGCGTCCACGGTCGGCACACCGGTGAGGTTGGTGCCGTCGCTGATGTTGTTCGCCCGTATCCAGTCCCGGTGGCGCTGCATGTCCGTCCGCAGCCGGTCGTTCTCCTGTGCCAGCGCGGTCAGTTCCGCCGCGCAGCGGCGCAGCGCGTCGTGCACCGCCTCCTCGTGGTAGCCGCGACGGGTCAGGGGGGCGCGGGGGAACGTCATCGAGCGCAGCGTCTCGGGCGTCACCCGGCGCTCCTCCGGGTGGTGTGCTCGTGTCTCGTTCACATGTCTCCGATCACCGAGCGTCTTCGTAGTGCAGCAGGTCGTGGGGGATGCCGCCGGCCGCCAGATCGCGCACCGTCGCGGAGACCATCGCCGGCGAGCCGCAGACGTACACCGAGCGCCCGCGGCAGGCCCCAGAGCGCAGGACGGGACCGGCCAGGCTGCGGTTCTCGAAGCTGCCGAAGTCCGCGCCGACCAGCGGGGTGACGCGCAACCACGGATGGGCTTCGGCCAGTTGCCGCAGCGCGGGCATGTCGTACAGGCCGTTCGCGTCGCGCGCCCCGAAGAACAGGTCCACCCGGCGCGGCGGGCCGTACCAGGCGATCTCCTCGATCAGGGCGCGCAGCGGGGCCAGCCCGGTACCGCCGGCGACCAGCACCAGGTCCCGGCCCTGCGACCGCCGCAGCCCGAGCCGGTCACCGACCGGGGCCCCGAGGCGCAGCACGTCGCCCTGCCGCAGCGAGTAGACCACGGCCGGACTGACCAGCCCCCCGTCGATGGAGCGCACGTGCAACTCGATGCTGCCGTCGGCGCGCACCGCGTTGGCCGGGGTGAAGGACCGCCAGGTGCTCGGCAGTATCGGGGTCTCCACCATCACGGACTGACCGGCGGCGTACGCCATCGGCTGGTCCAACCGCAGGGTGACGACCGCGATGTCGAAGGCGCGTTGCTCGTGCCGCACCACCTCGGCGTTCCACCACGGCGGGTTCACCGCGCTGTCGGCATCGGCGGCCTGGAACATGGTGCGGGCCACGAGCCCGTAGGCGTCGGTCCAGCCACGCCGCAACTCCGGGGTCCACGCCTCGCCCAGGAAGTAGCCGAGGGTGGCCAGCAGGGCCTGTCCCACCGCGTCGTAGTGCTCGGCCACCACCTGGAACTTGCGGTGGTCGCGGCCCAGTTGCTGGACGTACGGGACGAGGCGGTCCGGATCGTCCACGTCGGCGACGATCCTGCCCAGGGCCGCGACCAGCCGGTCGCGCTGCTGGCCCATGGACACCGGGAACATCGGCCGGACCTGCGGCGCGATGAGGAACAGGTAGGAGTAGAAGTACCGCGGTACCTCGTCCCCGGACTTGCCGACCAGGGCGAAGGAGTCTCGCAACGCCTGGGTATCGCTCACGACCACCCACCGGCATCCGACATCAGGGGTGACCTCCGTGCAGTTGGGGGCCGTTCGGCGGCTCGCCGCGACGAGCCGCTGA comes from Streptomyces sp. NBC_00448 and encodes:
- a CDS encoding globin domain-containing protein, with the protein product MSDTQALRDSFALVGKSGDEVPRYFYSYLFLIAPQVRPMFPVSMGQQRDRLVAALGRIVADVDDPDRLVPYVQQLGRDHRKFQVVAEHYDAVGQALLATLGYFLGEAWTPELRRGWTDAYGLVARTMFQAADADSAVNPPWWNAEVVRHEQRAFDIAVVTLRLDQPMAYAAGQSVMVETPILPSTWRSFTPANAVRADGSIELHVRSIDGGLVSPAVVYSLRQGDVLRLGAPVGDRLGLRRSQGRDLVLVAGGTGLAPLRALIEEIAWYGPPRRVDLFFGARDANGLYDMPALRQLAEAHPWLRVTPLVGADFGSFENRSLAGPVLRSGACRGRSVYVCGSPAMVSATVRDLAAGGIPHDLLHYEDAR
- a CDS encoding DivIVA domain-containing protein; amino-acid sequence: MTPETLRSMTFPRAPLTRRGYHEEAVHDALRRCAAELTALAQENDRLRTDMQRHRDWIRANNISDGTNLTGVPTVDAVLQQARAQQSAEQTVVAARDQARTMVRAARVQAEAILQQIREQDGKSSGADQEETERLISYLRQIAQSLTVTVDQYATKHTSTDLPAGTGPHGT
- the fabG gene encoding 3-oxoacyl-[acyl-carrier-protein] reductase, which gives rise to MSRSVLVTGGNRGIGLAIARVFVDAGDKVAITYRSGEPPAELVESGVLAVRCDITDSEQVEQAYKEIEEKHGTVEVLVANAGITRDQLLMRMSEEDFTTVLDTNLTGTFRVVKRANRGMLRAKKGRVVLISSVVGLLGSGGQANYAASKAGLVGFARSLARELGSRNLTFNVVAPGFVDTDMTRALSDEQRSGIVAQVPLGRYGRPEEIAATVRFLASDDASYITGAVIPVDGGLGMGH